Proteins encoded in a region of the Hippopotamus amphibius kiboko isolate mHipAmp2 chromosome 11, mHipAmp2.hap2, whole genome shotgun sequence genome:
- the SLC17A3 gene encoding LOW QUALITY PROTEIN: sodium-dependent phosphate transport protein 4 (The sequence of the model RefSeq protein was modified relative to this genomic sequence to represent the inferred CDS: inserted 4 bases in 3 codons; deleted 2 bases in 1 codon) gives MATMTELSPTEGKYSQDIQGDEKLSPRKAPSLCSTRYGIAFIAHLCNFIIMAQNVIMNTTMVXMVNSTNRQSQFNGSTEGXPVDSFDDPNNSPKSLPAGAPVYDWSPQIQGIILSSINYGMILTVAPSGYLAGRIGTKQVELGYGGQFALWERWSPPPEQSQLCSIAFSGSCIATLLGGIISQALGWPFVFYIFGSVGCVCCLLWFVLIYDNPXTHPWINITEKEYLISSLAQQVSSSKQPFPIKAMVRSLPLWSLCFCCFGHQWLFDTMVVYTPTYISSVFNVDIRDSGFLSALPFFFAWIIAILRGYLADFLLTKNFRLVTVRKIAKVLGSLPFSASLMVLPYVASNYITAVSLLTLSCGLSLFTQPAIYINALDIAPRHSSFLMGASRGFTQISAILVPTVSGFLLNQDLEFEWRNAFSLLFAINTSGQIFYFIFGKADVQDWAKERKLTRL, from the exons ATGGCCACCATGACAGAGCTGAGTCCCACAGAAGGGAAGTACTCCCAAGATATACAAGGGGATGAGAAGCTCAGTCCCAGGAAAG CTCCAAGTTTATGTTCTACTCGCTACGGAATAGCCTTCATCGCACATCTCTGCAACTTCATAATAATGGCACAAAATGTTATCATGAATACCACCATGG GCATGGTCAACAGCACAAACCGTCAGTCCCAGTTTAACGGCTCCACTGAAGG GCCTGTTGACTCATTTGATGACCCAAATAACTCCCCAAAGAGTCTTCCTGCAGGG GCCCCCGTATATGATTGGAGCCCTCAAATCCAGGGCATCATCCTTAGTTCTATCAACTATGGCATGATCCTGACAGTGGCTCCCAGTGGATACCTGGCTGGAAGAATAGGAACAAAGCAAGTG gagTTAGGATATGGGGGTCAGTTTGCACTCTGGGAGAGATGGAGTCCTCCACCTGAACAAAGCCAACTCTGCAGCATTGCTTTCTCAG GAAGCTGCATTGCCACCCTCCTGGGTGGTATCATCAGTCAAGCCCTTGGGTGGCCTTTTGTCTTCTATATCTTTG GAAGTGTTGGCTGTGTCTGCTGCCTTCTCTGGTTTGTTTTGATTTATGATAACC TCACTCACCCATGGATaaacattacagaaaaagaataccTCATATCCTCCTTAGCCCAACAG GTCAGCTCTTCTAAGCAGCCTTTTCCCATCAAAGCTATGGTCAGATCTCTACCCCTCTGGtccttgtgtttttgttgttttggccaTCAATGGTTATTTGACACAATGGTTGTATACACACCAACTTACATCAGCTCTGTGTTCAACGTTGATATCAGAGAT agtGGGTTCCTGTctgcacttcct tttttttttgcctggatCATTGCTATCCTGAGAGGTTACCTGGCAGATTTCCTTCTGACCAAAAATTTTAGGCTTGTTACAGTGAGGAAAATTGCCAAAGTTCTAG GAAGTCTCCCCTTTTCAGCATCCCTTATGGTTCTGCCATACGTTGCCTCCAACTATATCACAGCAGTGAGCCTTCTGACGCTCTCCTGTGGCCTAAGCCTGTTTACTCAGCCAGCGATCTATATCAATGCCTTAGATATTGCTCCAAG GCATTCCAGCTTTCTGATGGGAGCCTCAAGGGGGTTTACACAGATATCTGCTATCCTTGTACCTACTGTCAGTGGATTTCTTCTCAATCAA GACCTTGAATTTGAGTGGAGGAATGCCTTCTCCTTGTTGTTTGCCATTAACACATCAGGACAGATCTTCTACTTTATATTTGGAAAAGCAGATGTCCAAGACTGGGCTAAAGAAAGGAAACTCACTCGTTTATGA